A single Lactuca sativa cultivar Salinas chromosome 8, Lsat_Salinas_v11, whole genome shotgun sequence DNA region contains:
- the LOC111920624 gene encoding cation/H(+) antiporter 14, with protein sequence MLHVFVVGVQIDTNILKSVHRHMVLIGCMSFFLPYAVCILCIVPLPNLIELDELSLHTLPFVAALTSMTTFPAVTSTLSDLNLLNSDLGRLSCSTALVTDSCSYVTTLALTTIGVALERSEWKALTNIFYIICFLFTICFIVRPFILWMAKRIPEGQQIKESQFVMVLVAVLLCGFLSECLGQNASFGGFTMGICVPDGPPFGSAMVNRVDWMATSILVPAKFAICAFKVNLRSLGGDNALASAITEDAFHFAMIMCTKGIIDVAAFSLIRSNRVVTEQGYSLLILNMLLVTGSTRFLLWHFYDPSARYQSYKRTSILDSEPDDYLRMVVCIHNEDNVPSIINLLQASNPSRHQPIEVITMNLLQLEGRASAILVPSSEVKKIPSAQTRVFQVGNAFNYFRQRNRNSVVVEHFVSMAPYRTMHEDIFTISINKCANIIIVPFHKCWGIDGTIDATFPGIRSVNLKLMEKTPCSIGILVDRGQIGGPKSVLTRRTEVFHITQLFLGGEDDREALALSCRMAQHPYVSLLVVVLRPANADVDQTPDMLHEKKLDNEMIDRFRMECKGRDIFIQQEVVDDGVQTVHLLRAMEEGCDLFIVGRAHSLSGSKLTHGLSERPQCPELGRIGDLLASSEFQFSVLVVQTQPLERIDYDCEQIVFGK encoded by the exons ATGCTGCATGTTTTTGTCGTCGGAGTTCAGATTGACACGAATATCTTGAAGAGTGTGCATAGGCACATGGTGCTCATTGGTTGCATGTCCTTTTTTCTTCCGTATGCGGTTTGTATATTATGCATTGTGCCATTGCCTAATCTGATCGAACTTGACGAATTAAGCCTCCATACTCTTCCATTCGTCGCTGCTTTAACCTCCATGACAACATTCCCGGCTGTCACCTCCACTCTCTCTGATTTAAACTTGTTAAATTCCGATCTTGGTCGATTATCTTGTAGCACAGCTTTAGTTACCGATTCCTGCAGCTACGTCACAACTTTAGCTTTGACTACGATTGGTGTAGCTTTGGAAAGATCAGAATGGAAGGCGTTGACCAATATCTTCTATATCATTTGTTTTTTGTTCACCATTTGTTTTATAGTTCGGCCATTTATATTGTGGATGGCGAAGAGAATTCCTGAAGGTCAGCAGATAAAAGAGAGTCAATTTGTTATGGTGCTTGTGGCAGTTTTGCTATGTGGGTTTCTATCAGAGTGTTTGGGACAAAATGCTTCGTTTGGTGGATTCACGATGGGTATATGTGTGCCTGATGGACCTCCGTTTGGTTCGGCTATGGTGAATCGAGTTGACTGGATGGCGACTTCCATTTTAGTTCCAGCCAAGTTTGCAATCTGTGCGTTTAAGGTCAATCTAAGGTCTCTTGGAGGTGATAATGCGTTAGCTTCTGCAATCACTGAG GATGCTTTTCATTTCGCTATGATCATGTGTACCAAAGGCATCATTGATGTAGCTGCCTTCTCGCTTATACGATCTAATCGG GTGGTAACAGAACAAGGATACTCTCTTCTTATACTCAACATGCTACTGGTGACAGGAAGTACGAGGTTTCTTCTATGGCATTTTTATGATCCATCGGCAAGATACCAAAGCTACAAAAGAACTAGCATCTTGGATAGCGAACCAGATGATTATCTTCGAATGGTGGTTTGCATTCACAATGAAGACAATGTTCCATCGATCATAAACCTTTTACAGGCATCTAATCCTTCAAGACATCAACCTATAGAAGTTATCACAATGAATCTACTACAGCTCGAAGGTCGAGCTTCCGCCATTTTAGTCCCCAGCTCCGAAGTCAAAAAGATCCCATCAGCCCAAACTCGAGTCTTTCAAGTTGGAAATGCGTTCAATTACTTCAGGCAACGTAACCGCAACTCTGTTGTAGTCGAACATTTTGTCTCAATGGCACCATATCGTACCATGCATGAAGATATCTTCACTATCTCCATTAACAAGTGCGCTAACATTATTATCGTTCCATTTCACAAATGTTGGGGTATTGATGGAACTATTGATGCTACCTTTCCTGGAATTAGATCAGTCAACCTAAAACTCATGGAGAAAACACCTTGTTCGATCGGCATACTTGTGGATAGAGGCCAGATCGGAGGACCTAAATCTGTGTTAACCAGACGAACGGAAGTCTTCCATATTACCCAACTTTTCCTCGGTGGTGAAGACGATAGAGAAGCACTTGCATTAAGTTGTCGAATGGCGCAACACCCGTATGTAAGTTTGTTGGTGGTTGTGCTCCGGCCGGCGAATGCTGACGTAGACCAGACACCAGATATGTTACACGAGAAGAAACTGGATAATGAGATGATAGATCGATTTCGTATGGAGTGTAAAGGACGAGATATCTTTATTCAACAGGAGGTGGTAGACGATGGAGTACAAACAGTGCATTTGCTGAGAGCAATGGAAGAGGGTTGTGATTTGTTTATAGTTGGTCGAGCACATTCTCTTTCTGGTTCTAAGTTAACGCATGGGCTATCGGAGAGACCGCAGTGCCCTGAACTGGGGCGGATTGGAGACTTGTTAGCTTCGTCGGAGTTTCAGTTTTCTGTTTTGGTGGTGCAAACACAGCCGCTGGAAAGAATTGATTACGATTGTGAGCAGATTGTATTTGGTAAATGA